In the genome of Paenibacillus pabuli, one region contains:
- a CDS encoding thiol-disulfide oxidoreductase DCC family protein encodes MTENQIDRHQGHPIVLVDGVCHFCQGLTKWIIKRDPEGKYHFASLQSDVAKKLLEKGNLSTDSMDTFVLIEDGKYYTRSTAALRLAKGLKFPYPLLYVLIIVPKFIRNAVYNTVARNRYRWFGKDEACMLPTPEIKDRFL; translated from the coding sequence ATGACAGAAAATCAAATAGATCGGCATCAGGGACACCCGATTGTGCTTGTAGACGGAGTTTGTCATTTCTGTCAAGGCTTAACGAAGTGGATTATCAAGCGTGATCCTGAGGGAAAATATCATTTTGCATCACTTCAATCGGATGTGGCGAAAAAATTGCTGGAGAAGGGCAATCTGTCCACAGACAGCATGGATACGTTTGTACTGATTGAGGATGGAAAATATTATACACGTTCAACCGCTGCACTTCGTCTGGCCAAAGGATTGAAATTCCCCTATCCATTATTGTATGTGTTGATTATTGTACCGAAATTTATTCGAAATGCCGTATATAATACGGTAGCTCGCAACCGATATCGCTGGTTCGGTAAAGATGAAGCGTGTATGCTGCCTACACCTGAAATTAAGGATCGATTCCTTTAA